In Paludibaculum fermentans, the genomic stretch GGGGTCCCCTGACCCCGCCTCATGCCACCTTAGTCCGCCGCGGCCCCAGCCAGACTCCCCGTAGCGACTGACCCTCTCCGCTGGAACCTCGCCTGCAACCCCGCCAGGTACGTATACACCACCGGAGTCAGATACAGCGTCACCACCTGCGAGAACACCAGTCCGCCCACCACGCACAACCCCAGCGGCCGCCGGGCCTCGCCGCCCGCGCCATAGCCAAACGCGATCGGCAGCGCGCCCAGCAAGGCAGCCATGGTCGTCATCATGATCGGCCGGAACCGCACCAGGCAGCCCTCGTAGATCGCCTCCAGCGGTGCCTTCCCATGATGCCGCTCCGCCTCCAGCGCGAAGTCGATCTGCATAATGGCGTTCTTCTTCACGATGCCGATCAGCAGGATCAGCCCCACATACGAGTAAATGTTCAAGTCCAGCTTGAACAACCACAGCGTCAGCAACGCCCCGAAGCCGGCCGACGGCAGGCCCGACAGAATCGTCAGCGGATGGATGAAGCTTTCATACAGAACACCCAGCACGATGTACACCACGACCACGGCCAGCAGCAGCAGGATGCCCAGGTTCTTCATCGACTTCTGGAACGCCTGCGCCGTGCCTTGGAATATGGTGGTAATCGTGGCCGGCAGATGCGTCCGCGACAGCTCCTCAATCTGGTCCACGGCGTTGCCCAGCGACATGCCCGGCCGCAGGTTGAACGACACCGTCACCGCCGGCAACTGCCCGTAGTGATTGATCGTCTGCGGACCCGCCGAAGGCTCCAGCCGCGCCAGCGAATCCAATGGCACCAGTTCGCCCTTGCCCGACTTCACATACAGCCGCGACATGAACGACGGATCCGATTGGTACGCCCGGTCGACCTCCATCAGCACCCGGTATTGGTTGTTCGGAGCGTAGATCGTCGAGATCCAGCGCGGCCCATACGCATTGAACAGCGCGGTCTCGATCTGCTCCGGCGTCACATCGAACTTGGCTGCCCGGTCCCGCTCAATCTGCACCGTCATCTGCGGACTGCGGATCTGTAAGTCGCTGGTCACATCCATCAGCGCCGGCAGCTTCGCCACTTCCTTCTCGAAGGCCTGGCTGCTCTTGTACAGCTCGTCGATATTCGTGCCCAGTAGTGTGAACTGGTACAGGCTCTTGGAGAGCGTGCCGCCCACGCGGATCACCGGCGGATTCTGTAGGAACACCCGCATCCCAGTCATGTTGTTCAGCCGCGGCCGGAACGACTCGATCAGTTCATCGGCGCTCAACGCGCGCTCATGGCGCGGCTTCAGGTGCATGAACATACGCCCGAAGTTCGGTCCGCCCAGGCTGATGTTGGCGCTGCCGCCGCCCACGCTCGACATGAACGACTCGACATTGGGATCGTTCCGCACGATCTCGGCCAGCTTCTTCTGGGTCTCCATCATCTCCAGGTGGGAAGCGCCCTGCGCCGCCTCGGTAATCGCTAGAATCTGGCTGGTGTCCTCGCTGGGAATGAAGCCCTTCGGCACCTGCAGGAACAGCCAACCCGTCGCGACCAGGATGACGAACGAGAAGGCCAGGGTCAGCGCGCGCCGCCGCAGCGTCCACTGCAGGGTCACGTCATAGACATGCAGCATCCAGTCGAAAAAGCGCTCCGTCGTCCGGTAGAACCAGCCCTCCTCGCCCAGCCGGTGAGCCCGCAGGAACCGGCTGCACAGCATCGGGGTCAGTGTCACCGACACCACACCGGAGATCAGGATCGCCACGACGATCGTCACCGAAAACTCGCGGAACAGCCGGCCAAGGATGCCGCCCATGAACAGCAGCGGGATGAACACGGCCGCCAGCGAAATGGTCATCGACACGATGGTGAAGCCGACTTCGCGCGACCCGTTCAGCGCCGCCTCCATCGGTCCCTCGCCGTCCTCCATGTGCCGCACGATGTTCTCGAGCATCACGATCGCATCGTCCACCACGAACCCGATCGCCAGGATGAGCGCCATCAGCGACAGGTTGTCCAGGCTGTAGCCGCACAGGTACATCACTGAGAACGTGCCGATCAGCGAGAACGGCAGCGCCAGGCTCGGGATCACCGTCGCCGAGAGCTTGCGTAGGAACAGGAAGATCACCATCACCACCAGCGCCAGGGTCAGCGCCATGGTGAACTGGATATCCACAAATGACTCGCGAATCGTGTCGGAGCGGTCGTAGAGCACGTCCAGCATGGCCGCCGGAGGCAGTTGCAGCCGGAACGACGGCAGCAACTCCCGCACGGAGTTCGCCACCTCCATCGCATTCGTGCCCGGCTGCCTCTGCACCGCCAGGACAATCGCCCGGTTGCTCTTCTCGTGCGTGTTGAACCAGGACGCGATCTTGTCCTCTTCCACGCTGTCGAAGACCGTGGCCAGCTCTTCCAGCCGCACCGGAGCGCCGTTCTTATACGCCACCACCAGCGGCTTGTACGCCTCGGCCGACGTCAACTGGCCCGTCGCCTGCACCGTCAGCATGCGATCCGGCCCGTACAGCGTGCCTGTCGGCAGGTTCACGTTGTGCTTCCGGATGGCGGCCTCCACTTCGTCGATCCCGATGCCCCTCGCGTTCATCTCCCGCGGACTCACCTGCACGCGCACCGCATACTTCTGCGACCCGAACACCTGCACCTGCGCCACGCCGCTCACCATCGAGATGCGCTGGGCCATCATCGTATCGGCGAACTCGTTCATCTGGTACAACGGCATCGACTTCGAGCTCAACGCCAGGAAGATCACCGGCTGATCGGCCGGATTCACCTTGCGGAACGTCGGCGGAGTCGGCATGCCCGCCGGCAGCAGCGGAGACGCCTGGGCAATCGCCGCCTGTACGTCCTGCGCGGCTCCATCCAGTTCACGGCTCATGTCGAACTGCAGGGTCACGCTGGTCACGCCCAGCGAGTTCGACGAAGTCATCGAATCCAGGCCGGCAATGGTCGAGAACTGCCGTTCCAGCGGAGTCGCCACGGCCGACGCCATGGTCTCCGGATTCGCGCCCGGCAGGCTGGCGCTCACCATCAGAGTGGGGAAATCGACGTTCGGCAGGTCGCTCACCGGCAGCGCCTGGTAAGCCACGGATCCGAACAGCGCAATCGCCAGCATCAGCAGCGTCGTGGCGACGGGCCGGCGGATGAAGATCTCTGAGAAGTTCATGACAGCAGCCTCACTTTCGAGCCCGAGGTCAACCGCAGCTGCCCTTCGGTCACTACCTGTTCACCTGCTTCCACACCACTCTCCACCGCCACCAGGTCCCCGCTGCGCGCGCCCACTTTGACCGTCCGCATCTCCACCGTGTTGTCTGCCTTCATGACGTAGACGAAATCGCCGGACTGCCCCGTCTGCAGGCTCTTCGACGGCACCACGACCGAGTTCGGCTTCTCGGACAGGCGCAGCGTCACGTCCAGGATCTGGCCCGGCCAGAACTTGGCCGCGCTGTTCGCGAACTTCGCCTTCAACTTGAGGGTGCCCGTGGCCTCATCCACCGTGTTCTCGATGAACGCCAGCGCCCCCTCCACCGGAGTCTCCTTCGAACCCTGCTCGGCCACCTTCACCAGCAACTGGCCCGCCCCCATCTTCGACCGCAGGTTGCTCACGTTCTTCTCTGCAATGGAGAACGTCACATACACCGGTTGGATCTGCCGGATCGTCACCAGCTCCACATCGGTGGCCTTCACGAGGTTCCCCTGCTTGACGAGGATGCTGCCCGTCCGACCGTCGATGGGCGACCTGATGCTGCAGTACGCCAGGTCGAGCTTCGCGCGATCCAGCGTCGCCTGGTCCGCCCGCAGCGTGGCGCCGATGCTCTCCAGGGTGGCCTGGTCGGCTCGAACGGCTTCCATCCGCGCCGACGCTTCCGTCCGCGTCTGGTCGGCCTGCTCCTTCGAGAACACGCCCTCCTTGGCCAGCTCCTCATACCGCTTGGCCTGCGCTTCGTAGTATTTGTGCTGGGCCTGATCCTTGGCCAGCGTGGCCTCAGTCTGCTTCAGCAGCGCCTGGTCGCGGGCCAGGCTCGCCTCCGCCTGCCGCACCGCCTGCTCGAACGGCCGGGTGTCGATCTGGAACAGCAGTTGCCCGGTCCGGACCGCATCGCCCTCAGTGAAGTGGACTTTGTTCAACACCCCGCCCACCTGGGACTTCACCGTGATCGTGATGAACGCTTCGACGCTGCCTATGGTCCGCAGCTCCACCGGCATGCTTTGCACGATTGCCGCGGCCACGCGCACCGGAGCCGCCGGAGCCGAGGCCACCGCTGTTGCGCTCTTGGCCGAGCATCCGGCCAGCGCCAGCAGGGCTGTTCCTAAAATCAGATAGAGTCCGGCCCCAGGGCCGCAGGCGGTTTGTTTCCGTTGCATCCAATGCCTCTCAGAATGTCCTAGAACGCCAGCCAGTCTTTGCTGCCGCACGACGGGGCGGCCTGCCGAATGATCCCTGCGAAACAGCCAGGGCTGCGTGCGGCCCCCAGAGCTGCACGGCGATGCCTGGCGGATCAGACCCGATAGCTCTCTAATTTATCAGGCTATTGGACCCTCGCGTAAGGCGGCCCAACTATTTACACTATCTCGATAGGAAATAGTGCAATCGTTTCCCAGTCTCGTGCATCTAAACCGTCATGAAGATGCTTCAATGGCTCGCTCTGTCCCTAATTCTGGCATTGGGCGCCACCTCCTGCTTCGGTCAGGCGGCCGCCATGAACGGCCAGATCGTCGGCACGATTACTGACCCGGCCGGGTCCGTCGTACCGAATGCCACCGTCAAGGCCGTCAACACCGGCACGGGCTTCAGCCAGTCGACCACCACAACCAGCAGCGGCCTCTACCGCTTCAACATCCTGCCGCTCGGCCTGTATGAGATCACGGTCGATTCGGCCGGCTTCTCCACCGTCAAGCGCACCGGCATCGAACTCAACGCCGGCGTCACGGTGACGGCGGACATCACCCTGGCCGTGAAGGGCGTCGCCTCCGAGGTGGTCGTCTCGGCCGCCGCTCCGGTCGTCGACCCCAGCCGGACAGATCAAGGCAGCACGCTCAGCAGCAATGCCATCACCAACCTGCCGCTGCTCTCCCGCAATCCCTACAACTTCATCCTCCAGCAGCCCAACGTCAGCGGCCGCGGCAACACCGAGTTCGGCGTCCCGCGCAAAGTGAACGCCAACGGCTTCACGGGCCGCATCAACTACCAGCTTGACGGCAGCAACAACGTCCAGAGCGACCGCGCCGGCATCCGCCTGCTGCCCATCTCCGACACCTGGGTGCAGGAGATCCAACAGGTGAACAACGGCTTCTCGCCCGAGTTCGGCAACACCGTAGGGACCGTCTTCAACACGATCACCAAGTCCGGCGCCAACGACCTGCACGGCGAAGCCGGCTACATCTTCCGCCGCACGCCCTTCAGCGCCCGCCCCGCCCTGCTCGCCTACAACCGCCCCACGCCCGATGTGAACGTCGACGCGGGCTTTGCCGATGCCGGCGGCCGCCTGGTGCGCGACAAGGTGTTCTGGTTCGGCTCCTATGAGAAGGTGAAGCGCGACCTGCCCAATACCGTCTCCGCCACCCCCTCCGACATCGCCGCCCTGGGCCTGCCCGCCTCCTTCGCCGACGCCATCCCGTTCAACCAGAACGTGACCTTCTTTATGGCCAAGGTGGACTACCAGCTCAACGCCTCCAACCGCCTGTCCATCCGCTACAACGGCCACCGCAACGACTCGCCGTATAACAACGGCGGCGGCCTGGTGCTGGTCGACCGCACCTACAATTTCGTCGACCGCTCGCACGGCGGCGCCGTCCAGTTGATCTCCATCATCTCCCCGCGCATGGTGAACGAGTTCCGCATGCAGATCCCTTACCGGGCCCAGCAGCAGAACCGCTTCGAGGGGACCGGCACCGGCCCGGCCATCACCATCCCGGGTGTCGCCAGCTTCGGCAACTCGCTGGATGTCGGCTTCAACTACGAAGAGACGACGCCTGAGTTCTCAGACAACTTCAGCCTCAACCTGGGCTCGCACTCGCTGAAGTTCGGGGCCAGCTACCGCGGCATCCGCGATACGCAGGTGCAGAGCACCAGCGCCAACTACACGTTCCCCTCCATCGCCGCCTATCTCGCGGCGAAGGCCGGCACCGCGCCCAAGGGCTACACGACATTCGTCCAGACCGTGGGTGAGCCGTCCATCAAGTACAACTCCAACTTCACCAGCGTCTATGGCCAGGACAGTTGGAAGCCGCGCGCCAACATCACGATCATCTACGGCCTGCGCTACGACGTGTACTCGCCGCCCTCGGCCAACAGCAGCTCGCCCTACCCCACCTCGCAGAAGTTCAAGACCGACCGCAACAACTTCGCTCCGCGCCTGGGCATCGCCTGGGGCCTCGGCAAGACCGTGGTGCGCGCCAGCGGCGGCATCTTCTACGACCCGTTCCAGACCGACACCTACCGCAAGTCGATCCTGAACAACGGCACGCCCATCTTCTTCAACATCAGCACCGGCCCCGGCACCTCGTATGCTCCGTCGTTCCCCAGCGTCTTCAACGGCGTTCCGGCCGGCTTCACCCTGTCGCTGCAGGACATCACCACCGTGGCCTCCGACTTCGCCACGCTCTACTCCGCCAACGCGAACGTGAGCGTCAGCCGTGAGCTCGCCAACAATCTGGGCTTCACCGCCACTTACCTCTTCACCCGGGGCAACCGCCTGCCCGTGTGGCGCAACATCAATCTCGGCCTCACCGGCCAGACTCTGGCGGACGGCCGCCCGATCTTCGGCGGAGCCCGCCCCAACGCCGCCTACGGCAACGTGCTCTCGGCCGAGTCAGTGGGCCAGTCCAGCTACAACGGCCTGAACCTCACCCTAAACCGGCGCCTGACGCACGGCCTGGAGGTCTTCGGGACCTACACCTGGTCGCATGCCATCGACGACGCTCCGGAGCAGAACAACATCGATAGCGGCGCCTTCCTGCTGTCGGATCCCACCAACCGCCGCCGCGATCGTGGCAACGCCTTGACCGACCGCCGCCACGCCTTCAACGCGAATGCGCTCTGGACCCCGACCGCCAGCCTGGGCAACAAGGCCGTGAACTACCTGGCGAACAACAACCGCATCGCCCTGGCCGTCGTGATGCAGAAGGGCGAACTGTTCAACATGGGCAGCAACCGCCCCCTGAACGGCGACGCGTCCACCGCCAGCACCTACCAGCGCCCGCTGTTCATCGGCCGCAACACGCTCAACGCACCCGCGACCTATGAGTTCAACCTGCGCTACTCCCGGCTCTTCGCCATCGGCGAGCGCTGGAAGCCCGAGTTCTTTGCCGAGACGACGAACATCTTCAACCACACCAACGTCACCGGCATCAACAGCAACGCCACGGTGGATACGGCCGGCAACATCACGGCCCTGCCGAACCAGGCATGGACCTCAGCCATGGACCAGCGCCTGATCCAGTTTGGCCTCAAGCTGAACTTCTAGACAGAACGCGGCCCCGGGGAGCAACCTCTCCGGGGCCGCATCGCTTCTAGACCGGCTTCAGGACAGTACAGACTGAAGCGCAGATGGGCCCGCCGATATTGAACGTGGCCGCCGCCCGCGCATTCCTTACCTGCAACTCCGCAGGGACCTTCCCCAACAACTGCCAGGCGCTCCAACCGATCATGGCAATGCCCGTCGCTCCGATCGGGTGTCCCTTGGCGATCAACCCGCCCGACGTGTTGATGCCGCACTCGCCATCCGGCCGCGCCTTGCCGTCCACCCAGTACTGGGCGCCCTTGCCCGGCGCCGCCTTCCCAATCACTTCCGTCCCCAGCGCCCCCATCACCGTGAAGCAGTCGTGTACTTCGGCCACGTTGACGTCAGCCGGACCCAGACCCGACATCGCATAGGCGGTGTTCATGGCGCGGCGCGCTCCGGCCGGACGCAGGACATCGCGTCCTTCCTTCTTCAACGGATCCGTGGCCTGGCCCCAGCCGGCGATCTCGACGCAATCGGCCTTGGCGACATCTAGACGGGCCAGTCCTTCCTCGGTCGCCAGGATCAGCGCCGCATAGCCGTCGGTGATCTGCGAACAGTCATAGGTCTTCAACGGCAGGCCGTCCACGACATAGCGGTTGATACCCTCGATCGCCATCGCCTGCGCCAGCGTGATCTGCACCTTGCTCATTTGGGCGTATGGGTTGAACTTGGCGTTGGCGTACTCTTCCACCGCGATCTGGGCCAGGTGCTCCTCGGCCACGCCGTACTCGGCCATGTAGCTCTGCATGACCTCGGCGAAGATGTGCGGGAACACGAACGTCTTCCCGGCCCGCTCGTCCGGGTGGGAGAAGTAGCCCAGCACCTTGCCGATGAGCTTGCCGTCCATCTTGCCCTCGGCGTCGCGCATCTTCTCATAGCCCACGGCGATGCCGGTCTCGCCCATGCCCAGTTGCAGCTTCTGGATGACGGAGAGGACGGCCTGGCCGCCGGAGGCGCAGGCGTTCTCGACAGCCTCCATCGGCTTGCTCTCCAGGCCGGGCACCATGGCCAGCAGGCCCGACAACAGCCCCTGCTCATTCAAGGAGAAGTTGCAGGCCGCGCCGACCGAGGCGACATCCAGGGCCGCTGCTTCCACGCCGATCGACTGGCAAGCGCCTGTCACAGCGTTGGCGAGGATCCCAGGAACGGTCTGGCCCAGCAGCTTCCCGAACTTGGAGGTATGAAACGCGGCTATATAGATCTTCTTCATGGCGTACCTTCATTGTCCCGCCAGGAAGCACCGGTTTGCACTCAGGCCGTCCTGGCGAGCACCTTGGCCAGCACACGGGCGAACTCCTGGGGCCGCTCCTGGTGCGGCACGTGACCGCATTTGGGGATGGTGGTGAGCCGCGCGCCGGGCAACTCGGCCTTGAGCTGCTCAGCGAAAGCCAGCGGCATCAACTGGTCCGACTCGCCCCAGATCAGATCGACTTCGACGGGAAATGCGGCCAGATGGCTTTCCAGCACAACCTCCCTGCTATCGCGCTGCGCGGTCAGCACCCGGGCGAGCGGCCCTCGCACGCCGGAGCGCACCAGGTCATCCAGCACGTAGTCCGCAATGCGCTCACTGCCCGGATCGCGCATCGCCTCCATCAACCGGCGCGCTTCGGCCCGATCCTGCGGCAGCAGGCGCACATCGGTCCGCAGTCCTCGCAGCGGTCCGCCATTCACGGCCACGACGCGCGAGACCTGCCCCGGATTCTCGCCCGCATACAGCATCGCCAGCCAGGCGCTCATCGAGTGGCCCACCAGGATCACGCTGCCGTGCGGAGCCAGCACCGCCTTCAAGCCAGCCAGCATGGTGGCCATGCTCAGCGGGCCCGATACAGGCGCGCTCTCGCCGTGCCCCGCGAGGTCTGGAATCAGCAACTGGTATTGCGACCGGGGAAACTCCGTCAGCGCCTTGGCCCAGATTCCAGCCTGGTCGCCTTCCCCAT encodes the following:
- a CDS encoding thiolase family protein; protein product: MKKIYIAAFHTSKFGKLLGQTVPGILANAVTGACQSIGVEAAALDVASVGAACNFSLNEQGLLSGLLAMVPGLESKPMEAVENACASGGQAVLSVIQKLQLGMGETGIAVGYEKMRDAEGKMDGKLIGKVLGYFSHPDERAGKTFVFPHIFAEVMQSYMAEYGVAEEHLAQIAVEEYANAKFNPYAQMSKVQITLAQAMAIEGINRYVVDGLPLKTYDCSQITDGYAALILATEEGLARLDVAKADCVEIAGWGQATDPLKKEGRDVLRPAGARRAMNTAYAMSGLGPADVNVAEVHDCFTVMGALGTEVIGKAAPGKGAQYWVDGKARPDGECGINTSGGLIAKGHPIGATGIAMIGWSAWQLLGKVPAELQVRNARAAATFNIGGPICASVCTVLKPV
- a CDS encoding TonB-dependent receptor, translating into MKMLQWLALSLILALGATSCFGQAAAMNGQIVGTITDPAGSVVPNATVKAVNTGTGFSQSTTTTSSGLYRFNILPLGLYEITVDSAGFSTVKRTGIELNAGVTVTADITLAVKGVASEVVVSAAAPVVDPSRTDQGSTLSSNAITNLPLLSRNPYNFILQQPNVSGRGNTEFGVPRKVNANGFTGRINYQLDGSNNVQSDRAGIRLLPISDTWVQEIQQVNNGFSPEFGNTVGTVFNTITKSGANDLHGEAGYIFRRTPFSARPALLAYNRPTPDVNVDAGFADAGGRLVRDKVFWFGSYEKVKRDLPNTVSATPSDIAALGLPASFADAIPFNQNVTFFMAKVDYQLNASNRLSIRYNGHRNDSPYNNGGGLVLVDRTYNFVDRSHGGAVQLISIISPRMVNEFRMQIPYRAQQQNRFEGTGTGPAITIPGVASFGNSLDVGFNYEETTPEFSDNFSLNLGSHSLKFGASYRGIRDTQVQSTSANYTFPSIAAYLAAKAGTAPKGYTTFVQTVGEPSIKYNSNFTSVYGQDSWKPRANITIIYGLRYDVYSPPSANSSSPYPTSQKFKTDRNNFAPRLGIAWGLGKTVVRASGGIFYDPFQTDTYRKSILNNGTPIFFNISTGPGTSYAPSFPSVFNGVPAGFTLSLQDITTVASDFATLYSANANVSVSRELANNLGFTATYLFTRGNRLPVWRNINLGLTGQTLADGRPIFGGARPNAAYGNVLSAESVGQSSYNGLNLTLNRRLTHGLEVFGTYTWSHAIDDAPEQNNIDSGAFLLSDPTNRRRDRGNALTDRRHAFNANALWTPTASLGNKAVNYLANNNRIALAVVMQKGELFNMGSNRPLNGDASTASTYQRPLFIGRNTLNAPATYEFNLRYSRLFAIGERWKPEFFAETTNIFNHTNVTGINSNATVDTAGNITALPNQAWTSAMDQRLIQFGLKLNF
- a CDS encoding alpha/beta fold hydrolase, producing MIQFLSTVLSFIGLVVVIVALILRRQPSKYAQTMSRWTLGQAGLQKRSVDSGEGAQVVWQAGRGQVVVLLHGEGDQAGIWAKALTEFPRSQYQLLIPDLAGHGESAPVSGPLSMATMLAGLKAVLAPHGSVILVGHSMSAWLAMLYAGENPGQVSRVVAVNGGPLRGLRTDVRLLPQDRAEARRLMEAMRDPGSERIADYVLDDLVRSGVRGPLARVLTAQRDSREVVLESHLAAFPVEVDLIWGESDQLMPLAFAEQLKAELPGARLTTIPKCGHVPHQERPQEFARVLAKVLARTA
- a CDS encoding efflux RND transporter periplasmic adaptor subunit, with the translated sequence MQRKQTACGPGAGLYLILGTALLALAGCSAKSATAVASAPAAPVRVAAAIVQSMPVELRTIGSVEAFITITVKSQVGGVLNKVHFTEGDAVRTGQLLFQIDTRPFEQAVRQAEASLARDQALLKQTEATLAKDQAQHKYYEAQAKRYEELAKEGVFSKEQADQTRTEASARMEAVRADQATLESIGATLRADQATLDRAKLDLAYCSIRSPIDGRTGSILVKQGNLVKATDVELVTIRQIQPVYVTFSIAEKNVSNLRSKMGAGQLLVKVAEQGSKETPVEGALAFIENTVDEATGTLKLKAKFANSAAKFWPGQILDVTLRLSEKPNSVVVPSKSLQTGQSGDFVYVMKADNTVEMRTVKVGARSGDLVAVESGVEAGEQVVTEGQLRLTSGSKVRLLS
- a CDS encoding efflux RND transporter permease subunit gives rise to the protein MNFSEIFIRRPVATTLLMLAIALFGSVAYQALPVSDLPNVDFPTLMVSASLPGANPETMASAVATPLERQFSTIAGLDSMTSSNSLGVTSVTLQFDMSRELDGAAQDVQAAIAQASPLLPAGMPTPPTFRKVNPADQPVIFLALSSKSMPLYQMNEFADTMMAQRISMVSGVAQVQVFGSQKYAVRVQVSPREMNARGIGIDEVEAAIRKHNVNLPTGTLYGPDRMLTVQATGQLTSAEAYKPLVVAYKNGAPVRLEELATVFDSVEEDKIASWFNTHEKSNRAIVLAVQRQPGTNAMEVANSVRELLPSFRLQLPPAAMLDVLYDRSDTIRESFVDIQFTMALTLALVVMVIFLFLRKLSATVIPSLALPFSLIGTFSVMYLCGYSLDNLSLMALILAIGFVVDDAIVMLENIVRHMEDGEGPMEAALNGSREVGFTIVSMTISLAAVFIPLLFMGGILGRLFREFSVTIVVAILISGVVSVTLTPMLCSRFLRAHRLGEEGWFYRTTERFFDWMLHVYDVTLQWTLRRRALTLAFSFVILVATGWLFLQVPKGFIPSEDTSQILAITEAAQGASHLEMMETQKKLAEIVRNDPNVESFMSSVGGGSANISLGGPNFGRMFMHLKPRHERALSADELIESFRPRLNNMTGMRVFLQNPPVIRVGGTLSKSLYQFTLLGTNIDELYKSSQAFEKEVAKLPALMDVTSDLQIRSPQMTVQIERDRAAKFDVTPEQIETALFNAYGPRWISTIYAPNNQYRVLMEVDRAYQSDPSFMSRLYVKSGKGELVPLDSLARLEPSAGPQTINHYGQLPAVTVSFNLRPGMSLGNAVDQIEELSRTHLPATITTIFQGTAQAFQKSMKNLGILLLLAVVVVYIVLGVLYESFIHPLTILSGLPSAGFGALLTLWLFKLDLNIYSYVGLILLIGIVKKNAIMQIDFALEAERHHGKAPLEAIYEGCLVRFRPIMMTTMAALLGALPIAFGYGAGGEARRPLGLCVVGGLVFSQVVTLYLTPVVYTYLAGLQARFQRRGSVATGSLAGAAAD